The following is a genomic window from Aythya fuligula isolate bAytFul2 chromosome 7, bAytFul2.pri, whole genome shotgun sequence.
TTCCACgcctcccctgcctcccctcctggCACTGCCCGGCCTGGAGGAGCCCTCAGGGTGCTCGAGGTGCTCCCAGGGCCCAGCTGTAGCTGGTGCCTTGTCGGTGCCCACCTGCGGGGGGTGGCCGGGTGAGGTGGTGATGGCCTTGTAGTAGTGGAAGACGATCATGATGAGGTTCCAGTGCCCGTAGGTGAGGTGCCAGCAGATCCAGGCAGGCGTGTAGGTCTGCAGGATGAGGGGCAGCAGGCAGATGTACACGATGGCCACGATGGAGCTTGTCAGCCCGATCACCAGCGCCACGAACACCTGAGGGAAAGGGGCCTGGgtcagcagagcaggcagcatctGCCTCACGCTGCTCAGGAGAGACAGAATGCAGGCACAGGAACAAAGCAGGACCCACACCAAggcccctgctcctcctgcctggagcagcacagctcacGCCCAGCCCTGAGACCCgtcacccccagcacccccagcactcACCACGCCAAACCAGCGGGTGACGTGGTCCACCAGCCAGTAGACCGGCTCGAAGAGGGAGTCGAGCACCACGTCGCTGTTGGTGAAGGAGTTGTAGAGCAGGGAGCGGAGGCAGAGGCGCCCGTAGTGCCAGAGCTGCCCCGCCTGCCGCAGCAGccccagccgccgccgccggcccaGCCGCAGGCACTTGAGGAGCAGGCGCATCACCGCTGCCAGCAGCCGCTGCCGGCTCCTCATCCCCGCCACGCCGtgcctgtgaggagaggctgggcgTGGGCAGGCTGCCCCTCACCTGCCGGCCTCGGGGAGggcgcagagcagcagcagggggagctgagccccagctctgcctggccaGGCTGCGAGGCTGCGTCCCTGGGACGGTTCCAGGCGCGGAGTGGGGGCCGTGGGTCTCCCAGCCCGACGTGcctgacctcagctgctccccggTCCCATCTCATCTTTCCCGGAGGAGAGGGGGCCGGGGAGCGACACGGAGAGGCTGACTCAGGGGAAACCGGAGACGGCGCGGGCACCCAGGGTGCTGGGCCCGTTccagggcaggggagcagcagggatgctggcaGAGCGGGGTgatcccagccccagcacgtCCCCACTGGCGCGGGAACGGGGGAGCCCTCTCCTCACCCCCAGGAGGTGGCACCTGCACGCTGCTTCCCTTTGCCTCGACCTCTGGGCCAAGCCATAGAGGCCGCCCCACACTCATCCCAACCTCACAGCCCCACTCCAAGAATCCCAATTGGGATAAGGCCAGCGAAGGGGAGCCCCATGGACAGCCCCTGGCGAGGCGAGGCTGCACACCCAGTGCTCGCCTCCTTGCTCAGCCCCTCATCCTGCTCAGGAGCcgtgctgcagccaggaggaacCCGAGCCGGCCCAGAAATGAGGCAAACGATCTGCTGGGTCGGGACCCCAGGCTCTGCGCAGGCAGGGCCATCAATATTAACCAGCACAACTGCCCCGGGGCGCTGCCAAGGCACGCTCCAGGCTGGGGCCGAGCGCTCATCTCGGCGCGGTGCCAGTGGCAGCGCTGCACCACGGAGCACGCCTggaggcagcccccagccccaaaaccaccccTGTCAGCTGTGTCTGTGCCCCGTGAGCCAAGCGGGGCCGGACACGAGGACGGCAGCCCGCATGCACCGCTGCTGCCCAGGCTTCCACAGCTCCTGCGCCCCACTCAGGGGAAGGGGGCTGAATCCTAGGGGGTTCCCTCCCTGACCGATGGCAGCAGCCGGGCAGGGCACCCATGGGGTGGAGCACACCGGGGACAGGGCAGCGccccccctgctccagcccagcacccgGCGGGGCACCCAGCACGGCCGGGACCCACCACAGCCCCCGAGGGGGCACCTGAGAGCGGCCGggcccctgcctgccccccgcctcctgcagcccagcacccaTGGGGGCCGCCCAGCACcatggggcacccccagccctatGGGGCACCCATGGGCCCCCCTGCTCCCCTAGCCCCATaaccccccagcacccccagcaccatgggacacccccagcacccatgggcccccccaggccccctcagcttccccccagccccatgggcctccccagcacccccagccccatgggcgCTCAGCACCCTTgggcccccccagcacccatgggccCTCCCCAGGCCCTCTCAACCCCCTCCCATCCCCATGGGGTCGCCCCAGGCCCCCATCCCCatgccccccccagcacccacaggcCCCATGGGGCCTCCCCatgccccccccagccccgtgttCCCCCAGCCGCCCACCTGCCGCCCCGTCCCCGCCTGCCGCCGCCATGCCGCCCTCACGGCCCCACCGCGGCGCCTGCGCGCCGGGCCCCGccatttccctccccccccaacaccCTCTTcgaactacaactcccagcgAGCACCGCGCTCCCCCGTTCCCCCTCCACCCAATGGCCGCGCTCGTTtcatccccccctcccccccgcgGCCAATAGCGCGGGGGCTCTGTGCGGGCAGcggcaagatggcggcggcgcggcggtACTGCGTGCCGGGGGAGCGGCTGTGCAGCGCggccgaggcggcggcgggcagcggcaCCTACACGCGGCGCGGGGCCGTGTGCGCGGCGCTGGCCGGCTGCCTGcggaggggcggcggggccggcggggtGCCGCAGGTGGCGGTGCTGAGGGACGCCGAGGCGCAGCTGCTGCCCGATGTGGGCGCCGTGGTCACCTGCAGGGTACGGCTGagggggaaccgggggggggggaacggggaTAACGGGGGGGGaacggggccgggccccgccgccacccccCCCCGCGGCCCTGTTGTCGCCCCCTCAGGTGTGCAGCATCAACTCGCGCTTCGCCAAGGTGCACATCCTCTACGTGGGCTCCACGCCGCTGCGCTCCGCCTTCCGCGGCACCATCCGGTGAGAGCGGGGCGGGAGCCGTGCCGGGAGGGGTCCGGGCGGAGGCCGGCCGGGTGTTGGATTTGCCCTCTCGCCTTTTCCAGGAGGGAAGATATCCGAGCCACCGAGAAGGATAAGGTCAGCGGGGCTGCCGGGATCCCAGCCGCctcccttccagccctgctggcgCTCAGCCTGCCCTGGGGCGAGCGGCGCCCTCGCGCTCCACCCGCTCGTGTCCCCTCTGTCGCACACAGGTGGAGGTGTACAAGAGTTTCCGCCCCGGTGACATCGTCCTGGCCAAGGTGGTATCCTTTATTTGCCCTGGGATCGGTGCTGGGGGATGTGGGGGCCGTGCAGGGAGGCCTTTCCCTTAACCCGCCCCCGCCCAGATCTCCCTGGGGGACGCGCAGTCCAACTACCTGCTGAGCACGGCGGAGAACGAGCTGGGCGTGGTGGTGGCTCGCAGCGAGGCAGGTAGggaccagcagctgctgaggcggctcccagagccagcagcctcctccctgcctcaTCCTGCCGAGCCGTGGGAGGAGAAACACCAGGGGAAGGCGAGCAGCCCCCTGATGGGTGATGTCCGTAGGGGTGCAGATGGTGCCCATCAGCTGGTGCGAGATGCAGTGCCCCCAGACGCACACCAAGGACTTCCGCAAGGTGGCCCGCGTGCAGCCCCAGTTCCTGCAGACCTAGCGGGCCCCTCGGCCCCCAGCCTGcacccccgggggctgcgggggccctgcaggggctgggctgcggCCAGAgggctcctctgggcagctCCATGCGTGAGAGGCTGGGCCAGCAGGGTGGGTTTTATATTTCTGCTGTAGgtaataaatctttttctgaGAGCTCTGCTTGGTTTTTGTCCAGAGGGGTTgctctggctgccagcagccccgctGATTTGGCTGCTGCCATGTCCCGTGGGGCGCAGGGGTCAGGAAATGGCTGCTAACCAGCCtgt
Proteins encoded in this region:
- the EXOSC1 gene encoding exosome complex component CSL4 isoform X2, which produces MAAARRYCVPGERLCSAAEAAAGSGTYTRRGAVCAALAGCLRRGGGAGGVCSINSRFAKVHILYVGSTPLRSAFRGTIRREDIRATEKDKVEVYKSFRPGDIVLAKVISLGDAQSNYLLSTAENELGVVVARSEAGVQMVPISWCEMQCPQTHTKDFRKVARVQPQFLQT
- the EXOSC1 gene encoding exosome complex component CSL4 isoform X3, translating into MAAARRYCVPGERLCSAAEAAAGSGTYTRRGAVCAALAGCLRRGGGAGGVPQVAVLRDAEAQLLPDVGAVVTCRVCSINSRFAKVHILYVGSTPLRSAFRGTIRREDIRATEKDKVVGVQMVPISWCEMQCPQTHTKDFRKVARVQPQFLQT
- the EXOSC1 gene encoding exosome complex component CSL4 isoform X4, encoding MAAARRYCVPGERLCSAAEAAAGSGTYTRRGAVCAALAGCLRRGGGAGGVEVYKSFRPGDIVLAKVISLGDAQSNYLLSTAENELGVVVARSEAGVQMVPISWCEMQCPQTHTKDFRKVARVQPQFLQT
- the EXOSC1 gene encoding exosome complex component CSL4 isoform X1 yields the protein MAAARRYCVPGERLCSAAEAAAGSGTYTRRGAVCAALAGCLRRGGGAGGVPQVAVLRDAEAQLLPDVGAVVTCRVCSINSRFAKVHILYVGSTPLRSAFRGTIRREDIRATEKDKVEVYKSFRPGDIVLAKVISLGDAQSNYLLSTAENELGVVVARSEAGVQMVPISWCEMQCPQTHTKDFRKVARVQPQFLQT